A genomic stretch from SAR324 cluster bacterium includes:
- the hemC gene encoding hydroxymethylbilane synthase: protein MLMILRIATRESRLALWQANWIREKILAEFPELDVQLVPMKTEGDQRLDRSLADIGGKGLFIKELEQALLDHRADLAVHSMKDLTTEFPPSLELSVITERDDPNDALVSNKFTNINELPDGAVMGTSSLRRKSQLRHFYPNLKIKNLRGNLDTRLRKLDDGEYDAIILAVAGLKRLGLKERIAQVIPHSVMLPAIAQGAIGIETRSGDQDTLQWIKPLRHTKTERELICERTVLSGLSGNCHVPISGFCVEKQGELHLEARIGDPDGRELLVAQGAGLLEEPEKLGKEVTNQLITQGAEKILELFRS, encoded by the coding sequence ATCCTGATGATATTACGTATTGCCACTAGAGAAAGTAGACTAGCTCTTTGGCAAGCGAACTGGATTCGAGAAAAGATTCTAGCAGAATTCCCTGAGCTGGATGTCCAACTAGTTCCAATGAAAACTGAGGGAGATCAGAGGCTTGATCGTTCACTTGCCGATATTGGGGGCAAGGGACTTTTCATCAAGGAACTGGAACAAGCTCTTTTAGATCATCGTGCAGATCTTGCCGTCCACAGCATGAAAGATTTAACTACGGAGTTCCCACCGTCCCTGGAACTTTCAGTGATTACAGAGAGGGATGACCCAAATGATGCGCTGGTTTCCAATAAGTTTACTAACATCAATGAGCTGCCAGATGGGGCCGTGATGGGCACGAGTTCATTGAGAAGAAAGTCTCAATTGCGCCATTTTTACCCAAATCTAAAGATCAAGAATTTACGGGGAAATTTGGATACGCGACTGAGAAAGCTAGATGATGGAGAATATGACGCAATTATTCTTGCTGTCGCGGGATTAAAGCGATTAGGCCTCAAAGAAAGAATCGCTCAAGTAATCCCTCACTCTGTAATGCTTCCGGCTATTGCTCAGGGAGCTATTGGAATAGAAACGCGTTCAGGCGACCAAGATACGCTTCAATGGATAAAGCCATTGAGGCATACAAAAACGGAGAGAGAATTGATCTGTGAACGCACGGTCCTCTCTGGCTTAAGCGGTAATTGCCATGTTCCCATTTCAGGATTTTGCGTTGAAAAGCAAGGAGAACTCCATCTTGAGGCAAGAATTGGAGATCCTGATGGCAGGGAATTGCTAGTGGCTCAGGGGGCTGGATTACTCGAAGAACCAGAGAAACTTGGTAAGGAGGTAACTAATCAATTAATCACACAGGGAGCTGAAAAGATACTTGAATTATTTAGAAGTTAA
- the menE gene encoding o-succinylbenzoate--CoA ligase, translated as MDLPLNISALQDFTLQNFSKKKCLSDEGTSLTFEEFWNIVGIKSKEFHQQSSKAPIAIFTENSIATLIDFFAIWKAGGVVVPLNPKLSHSQKEKILEQIRPLRAIESMENQANRFLKPVCLPNEVDLLTATSGTTGFPKLVALSIANFIWSAKGSSENIPVDPNDNWLISLPLFHVGGMSIIFRTMLAGGTAIISPKLLNADFIDQNRITHFSLVATQLARFIQTEVPLNKETKAILLGGSKIPQVLIQKSIELNLPIHTSYGCSEMASQVCTTSKGATMRELMTAGKVLAGRQVKIDQDGRIQLNGKTKFLGYWHNHELLKPFDEEGWFTTNDLGKFDKNRLLKVIGRLDRMFISGGENIHPEQIEQALINIVGITNALVIDMPSETYGSRPVAFLQGQKNYSDPDLRKLLSENLMPFEIPDVFLDWPSQEFSLKPCLDQFRRIAQKRISICN; from the coding sequence GTGGACCTGCCTCTCAACATATCTGCCCTTCAAGACTTTACCCTCCAAAATTTTTCCAAAAAAAAATGTCTTTCTGATGAAGGTACCTCTCTGACGTTCGAAGAATTTTGGAACATCGTTGGTATCAAAAGTAAAGAGTTTCATCAGCAAAGCTCCAAAGCCCCAATCGCAATATTCACTGAAAATTCAATCGCCACTCTCATCGATTTCTTTGCAATTTGGAAAGCAGGTGGAGTCGTTGTTCCACTGAATCCAAAACTTTCCCATTCTCAGAAAGAAAAAATTTTAGAGCAAATTCGTCCATTGAGAGCAATTGAATCCATGGAAAATCAGGCAAACAGGTTTCTCAAACCTGTTTGCCTCCCTAACGAGGTAGATCTTTTAACAGCTACTTCTGGCACTACAGGATTCCCAAAGTTGGTTGCTCTCTCTATTGCCAATTTTATTTGGAGTGCTAAAGGATCGTCTGAAAATATTCCGGTTGATCCAAATGACAACTGGTTGATCAGCCTACCCTTATTTCATGTGGGGGGGATGTCCATTATTTTCAGAACCATGCTTGCAGGCGGAACTGCAATCATTTCTCCTAAGCTCCTAAATGCCGATTTTATTGATCAGAATAGAATTACACATTTTTCGTTAGTAGCTACTCAACTTGCTCGCTTTATTCAAACTGAAGTTCCTTTAAATAAAGAGACGAAAGCGATCCTCTTAGGTGGATCGAAAATACCCCAGGTCCTGATTCAAAAATCCATTGAGTTAAATCTACCGATTCATACGAGTTATGGCTGCTCAGAAATGGCTTCTCAGGTTTGTACGACATCTAAAGGTGCAACAATGCGTGAACTGATGACAGCGGGGAAGGTATTGGCCGGCCGTCAGGTGAAAATTGACCAAGATGGGAGGATTCAACTCAATGGAAAAACAAAGTTCCTTGGATATTGGCATAATCACGAACTACTGAAGCCTTTTGATGAAGAAGGGTGGTTTACCACCAATGATCTAGGCAAGTTTGACAAGAATAGATTGTTGAAAGTAATTGGGAGGTTAGATCGAATGTTTATTTCAGGTGGGGAGAATATTCACCCTGAACAAATTGAGCAGGCTTTAATTAATATCGTGGGCATCACGAATGCCCTAGTTATTGATATGCCCAGTGAAACTTATGGATCCCGTCCGGTGGCTTTTTTGCAAGGACAGAAGAATTACAGTGATCCAGATCTTAGAAAGCTACTTAGTGAAAATCTGATGCCTTTCGAGATTCCAGATGTTTTTCTTGATTGGCCCTCTCAGGAATTTTCTCTAAAGCCTTGTCTAGACCAGTTCCGGCGAATTGCCCAAAAAAGAATCTCCATATGCAACTGA